The Nitrososphaerales archaeon sequence AGGCCCATAGGGCTATTGGTGACTATGCATATGTAGGTATTGCCAAATTGTTGAAGGAGCATAATCCGCGAATAGTAGGCATGACAGCCACTATACCAAGTGACAAGGAAAGGGCAGGTGAAATAGTAAACAACCTAGGGATGCAGAAGGTGGAGATGAAGGATGAAACTAGCTATGACGTAAGGTCATACGTTCAGGACACAAAGGTCGAGTGGGTTCATGTGCAACTTCCTGATGTACTGAAAAGGATCAGGTCGCGAATAATGGCAGCTTTGGAGGCAAGAACACAGGAGCTGGTACGTAAAGGCGTAATACGTGGCACAAAGGCATTAAGGAGCGAGCTAATTAGGGCCATGGATCATGTCTACCAAGTAAATCCAAGCGCTGCAAAGGCACTATATACTGCCATAAGGATCAGCCATGCGCTTAACAGTTTGGATACGCAGGGCGTAACTTCATTTTTGAAGTTTTACGAAAGACTGCAGGCGAAACAAGGCATTGGCATCAGGGAACTTGTACAGGATCCGGATTTCAAGGCAGCGTATGAACTTGCGATGCAAGCGGAAAGGACAAGTGTTGAACATCCTAAGGTAGAAAAGTTAAAGCAGATACTTTGGGGCGTTGAAGGCAAAATACTTGTTTTCACCAGCTACAGAGATTCAGTTGAAGTTCTTTACAAAGAATTGAAGGAAGCAGGTTTCAAAGTTGGTTACCTCATAGGTAAAGCTGGCGAACGTGGTTTGAAGCAGGAAGAGCAGGTTGAGGCAGTTAATAAGTTCAGGGAAGGGGAATATAGTATACTTGTGGCAACGCAGGTGGGCGAAGAAGGTCTTGATATATCTGAGTGCAATCTTGTGGTCTTTTATGACAACGTCCCC is a genomic window containing:
- a CDS encoding helicase-related protein, whose amino-acid sequence is MIKAESVERRDYQLSLANIALETNTLIVLPTGLGKTTIALLIIAETLAKSNGRCLFLAPTRVLVHQHYKFLQSFLNIEDISIVTGENTESERAQAWSNRVICATPQITLNDFERKIIRPQDFLLVIFDEAHRAIGDYAYVGIAKLLKEHNPRIVGMTATIPSDKERAGEIVNNLGMQKVEMKDETSYDVRSYVQDTKVEWVHVQLPDVLKRIRSRIMAALEARTQELVRKGVIRGTKALRSELIRAMDHVYQVNPSAAKALYTAIRISHALNSLDTQGVTSFLKFYERLQAKQGIGIRELVQDPDFKAAYELAMQAERTSVEHPKVEKLKQILWGVEGKILVFTSYRDSVEVLYKELKEAGFKVGYLIGKAGERGLKQEEQVEAVNKFREGEYSILVATQVGEEGLDISECNLVVFYDNVPSAIRFVQRKGRTGRRAPGRVVVLVTKDTLDEAYYWISKRKVRESKLMIRRMNAMIEKGKPTLDKFMND